From Ipomoea triloba cultivar NCNSP0323 chromosome 5, ASM357664v1, the proteins below share one genomic window:
- the LOC116020178 gene encoding protein DETOXIFICATION 51-like — protein MCNPNTTTPPPKLTAISVIVNDHKPQSHLWCLPSGGVLKPQENPKPNQEESVSEVTKELKSLLNLAFPIALAALVLYIRSMVSMLFLGWLGDTELAAGSLAIAFANITGYSVLSGLALGMEPLCSQAFGAQLPHLLSLTLQRSILFLLCCCVPITFLWLNISNILLYLHQDPTITHFAHTYLFFSLPDLLTNSFFHPIRIYLRAQGITLPIMFATLTGTLFHLLANYFFVFRLRLGVAGVATASATSNAVALAALILYVWARRLHAARPSWECFTGWAPLVRLAAPSCVSVCLEWWWYEIMIVLCGLLVDPKATVASMGVLIQTTSLLYIFPSSLGFAVSTRVGNELGANRPDKARLSAFLSIFLATLIGLSAMTFATSMRNLWARIFTHDVNILRLTSAALPILGLCELGNCPQTIGCGVLRGSARPSIAANVNLGAFYIVGMPVAIGLGFYLGVGFIGLWHGLLLAQICCAGLMLYVVWSTDWEHQATRARVLTCTGRGGDKPLPRDLQKDQQPLICV, from the coding sequence ATGTGCAATCCAAACACCACTACTCCTCCTCCGAAGCTCACCGCCATCTCTGTGATTGTGAATGATCACAAACCACAAAGCCATCTGTGGTGTTTACCCAGCGGTGGCGTTCTTAAACCCCAAGAAAACCCCAAACCAAATCAAGAAGAATCAGTGAGTGAAGTTACTAAGGAATTAAAATCTCTGTTGAATCTTGCTTTCCCCATAGCCCTGGCCGCTTTGGTTCTGTACATTCGCTCCATGGTTTCCATGCTTTTCCTGGGGTGGCTTGGCGACACCGAGCTGGCGGCGGGGTCGTTGGCCATAGCGTTTGCTAATATTACTGGCTATTCTGTGCTTTCTGGGttggctttgggtatggagcCTCTTTGTTCCCAGGCCTTTGGTGCTCAACTTCCTCACCTTCTCTCTTTGACCCTTCAAAGGTCCATTCTTTTTTTGCTTTGCTGTTGTGTGCCCATCACATTCCTTTGGCTTAACATCTCCAATATCCTACTTTATTTGCACCAAGACCCTACTATTACCCATTTTGCTCACACCTATCTTTTCTTCTCGCTCCCTGATCTTCTCACTAATTCCTTTTTTCACCCCATCCGGATTTATCTTCGGGCTCAAGGTATTACTCTCCCCATCATGTTCGCTACCTTGACTGGGACTCTTTTTCATTTACTGGCcaactatttttttgttttccggcTCCGGCTGGGCGTGGCGGGGGTGGCCACCGCCTCCGCCACCTCCAACGCCGTGGCGCTGGCGGCGCTGATTCTCTACGTCTGGGCTCGCCGCCTCCACGCGGCAAGGCCGAGCTGGGAGTGCTTCACCGGGTGGGCCCCGCTGGTTCGACTCGCCGCGCCCAGCTGTGTTTCGGTGTGTTTGGAATGGTGGTGGTACGAGATCATGATAGTGTTGTGTGGACTGCTGGTGGACCCCAAGGCCACCGTGGCATCCATGGGCGTCTTGATCCAGACTACGTCACTGCTCTATATCTTCCCGTCATCACTCGGGTTCGCGGTTTCGACGCGGGTCGGTAACGAGCTCGGGGCCAACCGACCCGACAAGGCTCGCCTGTCAGCTTTTCTGTCCATATTCTTGGCAACCCTAATAGGCCTATCGGCAATGACTTTCGCAACGTCCATGAGGAACCTGTGGGCCCGTATTTTCACCCATGACGTCAACATCCTCCGCCTAACGTCAGCGGCCTTGCCCATATTAGGCCTTTGCGAGCTCGGAAACTGCCCCCAAACAATCGGCTGCGGCGTTTTACGGGGGTCGGCGCGGCCGTCCATCGCCGCAAATGTCAACCTCGGCGCATTCTACATCGTTGGCATGCCGGTGGCTATTGGGCTGGGCTTTTACTTGGGGGTGGGCTTTATTGGGCTCTGGCACGGCCTACTATTGGCCCAAATATGCTGTGCTGGGCTTATGCTGTATGTTGTATGGAGCACCGACTGGGAGCACCAAGCCACGAGAGCCAGAGTGCTCACGTGCACAGGACGTGGTGGTGACAAGCCATTGCCTCGTGATCTTCAAAAGGATCAACAACCATTGATTTGTGTGTGA